A region of Athene noctua chromosome 10, bAthNoc1.hap1.1, whole genome shotgun sequence DNA encodes the following proteins:
- the RAB7A gene encoding ras-related protein Rab-7a: MTSRKKVLLKVIILGDSGVGKTSLMNQYVNKKFSNQYKATIGADFLTKEVMVDDRLVTMQIWDTAGQERFQSLGVAFYRGADCCVLVFDVTAPNTFKTLDSWRDEFLIQASPRDPENFPFVVLGNKIDLENRQVTTKRAQAWCYSKNNIPYFETSAKEAINVEQAFQTIARNALKQETEVELYNEFPEPIKLDKNDRVKASAESCSC, from the exons ATGACTTCTAGGAAGAAAGTGTTACTGAAAGTCATCATCCTTGGAGACTCTGG GGTGGGAAAGACATCGCTGATGAACCAGTATGTGAACAAGAAATTCAGTAACCAGTACAAGGCTACGATAGGTGCAGACTTCCTGACAAAAGAGGTCATGGTGGATGACAGGCTAGTGACAATGCAG ATATGGGATACAGCAGGACAAGAACGATTTCAGTCTTTGGGAGTTGCCTTCTACAGGGGAGCAGACTGCTGCGTGCTGGTGTTCGATGTCACAGCCCCCAACACATTCAAAACCCTAGACAGCTGGAGGGACGAATTCCTCATTCAGGCCAGTCCAAGGGATCCTGAGAACTTTCCTTTTGTTGTGCTGGGAAACAAGATTGACCTAGAAAACAGACAA GTCACCACAAAACGGGCACAAGCCTGGTGCTACAGTAAAAACAACATCCCCTACTTTGAAACCAGTGCCAAGGAGGCCATTAATGTGGAACAAGCTTTCCAGACGATTGCACGAAATGCACTTAAACAG GAAACCGAAGTGGAGCTTTACAATGAATTCCCTGAACCTATCAAACTAGACAAGAATGACCGAGTGAAGGCTTCTGCggagagctgcagctgctga
- the H1-10 gene encoding histone H1.10, with protein sequence MSVELEEADLPLTEAEEVPLAPEKKAAAKKAKGGGGGSSLSPSKKKKNNKKKNQPGKYSQLVVETIRKLGERNGSSLAKIYNEAKKVAWFDQQNGRTYLKYSIKALVQNDTLLQVKGTGANGSFKLNRKKLEGGGDGGAGSSAHKSHKKATASTSRRAEKKPATKSKKPEKKSHKKGAGGAATKKDKGKAKKATKKGAASPGGKKVKKSAKPKALKSRKA encoded by the coding sequence ATGTCGGTGGAGCTGGAAGAAGCCGATCTGCCCCTGACCGAGGCGGAGGAGGTGCCGCTAGCCCCGGAGAAGAAAGCGGCCGCTAAGAAGGCGAAAGGCGGTGGCGGCGGCTCCTCGCTGTCGCCGTcgaagaagaagaagaacaacAAGAAGAAGAATCAACCGGGCAAATACAGCCAGTTGGTGGTGGAGACGATCCGCAAGCTGGGGGAGCGCAATGGCTCCTCGCTGGCCAAGATCTACAACGAGGCCAAAAAGGTGGCCTGGTTCGACCAGCAGAACGGCAGAACCTACCTGAAGTACTCCATTAAGGCGCTGGTGCAGAACGACACGCTGCTCCAGGTCAAGGGCACCGGCGCCAACGGCTCCTTCAAGCTCAACAGGAAGAAGCTGGAAGGCGGCGGCGACGGGGGCGCGGGCAGCAGCGCCCACAAGTCCCACAAGAAGGCGACGGCCTCCACGTCCCGGCGGGCAGAGAAGAAGCCGGCGACCAAGAGCAAGAAGCCCGAGAAGAAATCCCACAAGAAAGGAGCCGGCGGCGCGGCGACGAAGAAGGACAAGGGCAAAGCCAAGAAGGCCACCAAGAAGGGAGCCGCGTCCCCCGGGGGCAAGAAGGTGAAGAAGTCCGCAAAGCCCAA